The Acomys russatus chromosome 11, mAcoRus1.1, whole genome shotgun sequence genome contains the following window.
ACCCTGTGTCAGCACTCCACCCAGGGCCAAGGCTGCAGGGTGGCAAGGTGCTTCCATGGCTTCCACGGCTGACTCTCGGGGGATGGGAACCGGTGTGGTGGAGCGCCTCCCCCAGGCCCCAAGGATGCCCCTCACCTTGAGTTGGGACTTGGAGACCTTGCCGCTCTTCTCCACATCCAGCGCTGTGAAGGCGTACCAGACGGACTTTAGCAGCTCCTTGCGCAGGGCCATGGCTGAGGCGCCCGCCCCGGCCCAGGGGCGGCTCTCACACCAAGATCCGGTTTCAGGAAATGCAAACGGCTGCAGACCGCAGAGAGGCCCGGGTGCAGAGTGGAGCGAGAGCTCCACCTGCCTGCTCCCTGTGGCTTCCAGGGCTGGCCTGTTGCTCTGGCCATAATGTGTAgcggatgtaaacatgttttttgttttgatcccaagtgtgggatgtaaaaTAGACTCGCATAAGGGTGTACGGTGTTTTCCCGCtgaaaacagatttgtgagaggaCAGGTGATGTCTGTacactggaagaggaaccgccCTCTTGTGGGGGGGgacgtggtctttgccaactgataaacatcctagtacggactctgagaggatatgtgtgtgtgtgtgtgtgtgtacacacatatacatatatacatacatacacacacacacacacacgtgtgtgcccCAAACAAGAGGCTTTTTGGTTTTGACTCTTCATCACttcccttcaagacgctcctagagagaactgctccacgGACCGCTCCAGATTCCAactgctgctctgggctctggctgttgctccgggttccagcagcTGCAGTTACAGTCACCttcgctgaattgctggtttactgttgAACTGGTCTattgaaatcctgccgactatgccagtggaatcgctccagggaactgagtctaaaaaagagGTCTATCTCTCCcgttcccattaacctctcttccctcctgtctagggcaggtgggttggaagggagatggAAGCATTAAAGAGCCCAGGCAAAGCAGGGCTGGGAAAGGTCCAAGTCTACAATACTGCCTGTCCCACTCCCTCCAGGGGACCAGGGGAACCTTCCCAACACGGAGCCACCACTTTGCCTGGCCCTGGCTCCTTCGGCACAGGTAGCCACTTTTGAAGCCTCCTTGTCTCAGAACCTTGCCAGGCTCCCAGTGGTGGctcaagaagagagaaagcatgcCCACCCTGGCCTGTCCTGACTCAGAGGGACACAGGACGTGCCCCTTGCTAAAGCTGACCACATGGAAGAGCCTGCAGAAGCTAACCCAGTCTATTCTTAGCAAGATGGCCAGTTCCCACCTCACAGAGCTGTGTGGATGCCTGCGGCTGGACATATAGAAAGCAGTGGGCTTGGGACAGGGCGTTTCTTTTAGGGCCACCTAGCAGGATCTCAGTGCTCTAGCCAAGCCAAAGAAACCCAACTGGAGAATGAGACCAGCCGCTTCTCCAGGACGGGGTGACTTGGCACTGTGGTttgctctttccccttccctgtgCCTGGGCTAAAAGAGACTTCAGAACACTGCCCACTTTGCACCTGAGCACTTGAAGATATCGGAGCCTGTATCTAAGCATACAGGGCGACCTTGACAGTGAGGTGACCTTGGAAGTCACGGCAGGGACGGAGCCCTCTTCAGCAATGCCTTCGCTTACCCCAGTGCAACGTCCACACCGATTGGGACGTACTCACACCACGGTGGCCACTACATTTCAGGGAGGTCTTGCTGAGACTGACTCTGGGAGGCTCCCACCCTCAGGGGAGCAAGCCCAGCCCCTCTCCTTCCACAAGGCAGTGTCCAGAGATCATGGGAAGTGGAGTATGGAGGCACACACTGTAGCTCCTCACCTGAAGTTTCCAGAGCTTAGGTTGAGTTTGAGGCACCCAGGCTACAAAGCAcaattctgtctcagaaacaaactaacaaaagtcCCCAAACAGCCAATAGCAGCTGTGAGCTTCCTGGGTACCTGGTGGGGGTCTAGGGGAGTACACTTGGCCCTTGATGTTCTGGCTCTGTCCTCAGGTGGCAAGAGTGGGCTGAGGACCACTAAAGCCTCACATagagagagggctgggaagggaggagggcacCCCAGTTCCTATAACGTTCCCACACATCTGTGGCCAGACTTACAACTGTTCTCCATGAGGTGCGGCCAGTGTCTGTCCCATTGTGGCTACTCTGGCCTCTTCTCAACGTCTTTGAAATCCCACACCACGGGCATGGATGTCCTGCCCCCTTACCTGGGCCACAGAGCTGGGATGTCAGCGCTGGAGGATTGGAGTGGTAGAACCTTGGTGAGGTTCCCTGCAATACGctcacccagggctttgtgtgtggtggggtgtctGGAGAGGAAAGGCTCAGGCTCCATTCAGGGAAAGCAAAGCAGGAGACGCAGAGTTCTCTCGGCCCAAGCATCCCCAAGGTCACTCTGTCTCTGTTGGCATAGGTGTGGGCAGAAGCTACCAGCCGCTTTTGGGGCTCACCTCTCCCAGGGCCACCTCCTACCTGGAGCTGTGGAGTGCTGCCTAGCTGCTGGGCTGTGCTAGGGAGGCAGGGTGCATCTCGGCCAGGCCTGCCACCAGGGCCCAGCACTGAAATGACGGAGGAGCCCACATGGAAACTTGCAACTTTTATTAAATACTCATTCCCCCGTTTGCCGCCACCACCCAGAgcaggagaaaaataattatcaaaatagaattaaaaaaccaaaccacaaaacaaatgGAACCCAGTCCCCAGCAGTCTAGGTGCAggccactctctgtctctctgccacaGACAAGTGAGGAGCCACTGGGGAGCCATGGCGCAGACACCGTTACTCCAGCCACAGGCCCCTGAGAAATGAACTCTGACTGTGGTGGCAGGAAGTCCCTGATGCCAAGTGGCGAGGCATGCCCCGGGAGATGGTTATTGCTGGGAGGCACGGGGCTGAGGAGCTGTTGGCCTTTTCCCTGGTGACCAGTCAGGGTAGAGGCCTGTCCTTGTCCACCTAGTCCTCCTCTCCCTGAGAAAGAGAGTGGACAGAAGCCTGAAAAATGTTCTCCCAAGGGAGGGAAACAGGTGTCTGGGGCAGCCTGGTAACCAAGCTGGATGTCTTCGGCACCAGTGCCCGCTGCCTGGTGCTCATCTTGGGTATGGCCCACAGTCCTTCCCTCCAGAGGCCATTTTCCTGTTGCCTTCTCACCCTAGAGGCCGAAGTGGCCACCATCTTGGGGTCAGCCACAGCCAGGGCCCCAGGAGGCAGGGCTGCCTGTGAGCGTGCACCTTCTCCAGCATGGCATGGGAGCCGGTCCTCTTGGGCTCAGCAGCCGCTGCCGGTGGTTTCCAGGGTCACAGCCCCTTGCTGCATGGCCGCAGTGGCTACACTTATGGCCTCCTCCAGCGTCTGCTGTTCCTCCAGCTGTGAACAGGTGCAGGAGGGAGCAGTGTAAGATCTTCCTTTCTGTCCCTAGAGGTGTGTGCGGTGCACctgttcttttcttgtttttgtttttcccaaaacaagagtttctctgtgtgaccacctatgctgtcctagaacttgatctgtagaccaggctggcctcaaactcacagaccttttcctgtctctgcctcccgaatgctaggattaaaggcctgcaccaccacagctgccacTACCACTACCTGGCCTCACCTGATCTTATTAGGGCTTCTAATAGAGGGAACTCCTGATAAAGAGTTCTAttatgccaggcacagtggtgcatgccggtaatcccagcacttgggcaggcagatcactgtgagttcaaggccagcctggtctactaggaGAGGTttggacagcctgggctatcacacagagaaaccctgtcttgggcaTTGGGGGCTATGGccataaaacaaaccaacaaaccccaaaacaaaaccggAAGTCCTACTAGGTAAAGCCTGGTAGGGCGCAGGGTCCGCTGGGAAGGTCCTTACAGAGTGTGCTCCAGCTTCCTGATCTCCCGAGTAAAGAGAATGACTCAAGCAGAAATGGCTTCAACCACAGGCCGCTGCCTCAGTCACCCCCAAGGCAAAGGGCTTCCCCTCTGCGCCTCTGTCAGACGTGTGGGGGCAGGCGAGGAGGATCTCCTTCACCAGATCCGCACCTAGTCCACCTGGCCCCACTGCCCTTCTGGTCAGGAaccccatttcctcctcctcttcctacccACCTGCACTGCGATGTGGGTTCCGTTGGCTGTGGCcaacagcgccacctgctgaTGGTGAAGAGACGCCACGCTTGACTCCTCAGTCACCAAGGTCCCAGAGGTAATGATTGTGACCTGcagacccagaagcagaagaccTTCCACCCACCTGCAGCTCCTATCCTCTCCCCAGAGGCTGGGAGCCACACAGAAGGGACCAGAGGACGTTACGGGGGTCAGACTAAGTGGTCTGGGGTTCAGAAGTCATCAGGTTGGAGTTTTTCGTCAGTCTGCAGGATTTTCTGGAGGTTGGCCCTGTGCACAGTAAGGCAGGCAGACAAGGCCAGCTACTTCCATCGGCCTTTTGTGCCTGTGTAGTTTCTGAAGCAACTCGCCTAGCCTGAGCCTGAGCTGCCGTAGCCCCGAGTGGctgcaggccaccatgcctggcctgcacACTGTCTGGAAATGTCTGCAGAAgggttgtggttttggttttgttgttgttgagacagggtctctctgtgtagccttggctgtcctggactcactctgtagaccaggctggcctcgaactcagtgatccactgcctctgcctcccgagtgctaggattacaggtgtgaatcaccacacctggcttttgagGGGGAACTTTAAAATTTGGGGAGGGGACTGGGAATTGAGTCTAGAACTTCCCTTATGCAAACAGTAgctctgctactgagctgtaTCCCACACCTTTCCTGCTGTagtatgagacagggtctcactaagttgcccagactgaccttaaacTTGTGCCCTCCtggcccccaacccccacccccgccttagCTTCCCAGTAGCTACAATTCCAGGCCCATACAAGGAGGCCTAGCAGGGAGACTTTTCATGGTGACTTTGTGCCATGAGAAGTCACGGTTGCTTTGGTCTGTACATTTAACGCCCACCATGAGAAGGAATCAGAGAAAGAGCAAACTGCCTGATCATACGGGCTGAGTCTGGGTGCCATCGGCGCTGACCATGGTGACCGTGTGTGTGCCGGATGTGGCCAGCTCATCCTGGTGACTGGGGATGGTGAGGGTGGTGTTTCCATGCTGCGCCACCACACTGATGGCATTCCCCAGGGCCTGCAGGTCTTCCGGGGACAGGCTGACCTGCCAACAGGAGGGATTTAAGCTGGAGCACCGGGGAGGTCCACCTGCTGCCCTAGATGAGCTACAATCAGCTTCTGGTCACAGGGAGGGGAGTGTTGGGCCGGggacaggcacacagcacagggCCACGGCCACAGAGAGCAGTAAGGACAGCCCTCTGACACACGTCTAGTCCCCATTAATCTGCCTCTGTGACCTGCAGCACGCAGTCAGAATCGCCATTTATCTTATCTTTCTGATCAGTCTGGAAGGAAGAGGCACACGACAGTGAGGTGTGGCCGGCAACACTGGCAGACTCCTGGCTGCCATACCTCATCATACACTGACGAGACCCTCTTGAGCACATGCATACCATTCAGATGAGGAGGCTGAGAGGAGCAGGGCTTGGGTGACACACCAGTCCCCTCAGCTACAGGGACCATTCTGAAGTTGCCCCACCCATCCCCAGGGGCCTCTACCTGCTGGGTACCATCCTGAGTGATCAGAGCAACCTGAGGGGCCCCATCCTCCTCCGTCACCATGGCTACTTGGGTTTGGATGCCATTGCTCTCTTCCTTCACTTCCGAAAGGTAAGCAATGTGGGCTCGTTTGGGTGGTGGGCTTTcctcagcagcagaagcagctagGAGAGGAGATCCTGGGCTGTCACTTGCTGCCAGCCGCCGGGAGCAGTCCAGTGGCCCCTCCCCGCTTTCCGCCCCCTTaccctccagctgctgctgctcataCAGGGCCTGCTCGCTCTCCTCAGTGGCCTCCAGCTCCCCGTGCGTGCTGCGCTTGTGCATGGCCAGGGTGGAGGTTTGCCGGTAGGTCTTGCCACAGCTGCTGCATGTATAGGGCTTGCAGTGCGTGTGCACCACGTGGTGTTTGTACAGGCTTGAGTACTCGGTGAAGCGCTTTCCGCAGCCTGGCACCGTGCAGACGTATGGCTTCTCCCCTGGGGACACTGGGCTGTGAGGGGGGTGGGAACTGGGGCTGGCAAGGGGGAAGCCAGGGGAAAGGACAGGGGCTGAGAACTGAGACTGTGTGGCAGGAGTTGGGGAAGATGGCCTGTGGAAGACAGGAGGGCACGAGAGTGGGACCTCTGCACccagaaacaaggaagaaagagtaaGGCCAGGCTTAGAGACGCAGAGTGAGGTAGGGCACTGCGCTGTTGGGGTGTGGTAAGAGGAAAGGGTAGTGGGGCAGAGATGAAGTGTCGGAATGAGAGAAATGAGGCACATGGTTGAGAAACGCCGTGAAGCTGGACAGGGGTGTGACGCTGGATGAGTAAGGACACAAGAGTCATATGCACAGTAGATGCTCGGAGGGGAGGAAGGTGACATTTCACTCTGGTTCTTCAGACCCTGGCCTCCGTCAAGAGCTCAGTGGATGGGGAGACCTCAGAGGGGTATTGAAGTGTGGCTAGGAGCTGTCCAACTCTATGGGGCGGGGCAAGACCTGAAGACTAGACCCAACTACCAATGGGGAACTGCTCACGGTTGGTGAGATAGCCATCTGGGGTacccaccccagcccagcctgGAGTGGCCAGCAGAGAAGGGCTGGGGCTGACAGGTGGCCCAGATCAGAAGTCTACATAAAAGGGgtctggggtgtgggggagggtggcCCTCACATGCCAGTTGGCCCACCTGTATGGATGCGCACGTGGTTCTTGTAGTTGGTGGCACTGGTGAAGCCACGGCCACAGTGGGGCTCGGGGCAGGTGTAGGGCCGCTCGCCTGTGTGGGTGCGCACGTGCACCTTGCGGATATTCGATGTGGTGAAGGAGCGGCCACAGCCCTCAAAAGGGCACCGGAACGGGCGTTCACCTGTGCAGATAGGAATTTGAGGGATGGCTCTGGTAGCTGGGCAGAGTGAGTCCCtatggatggggtgggggggtcccaCTTACCTGTGTGGGTCCGGACGTGTTTCTGCAGGTCTCCTGAGGTCTTGAAGGCTTTGCTGCACAGCTCCTCTGGGCACTTGTATGGTTTCTCACCCGTGTGAGTACGGACGTGACTTTTTAGCCCGTAGCCTGTCCACATATGGTGGGATTTAAGGCGAGCTGCCAATGGAACCACGTCCCTGACGGCTCTCTATCCTAAGTGAGGCTCCAGGGGCCCAGGACAGCTTCTGTCCCACCCTACCCAGGAAAAGCCCACGGTGCCCTGTGACACTTTCCAAGGCCAGATGGAGACACTCCAGAACATGAGACTCAGGAATCTTAGAGCAGCAGGGCCTAACGTCCTTGTTTCacagaggaaacaaaggcagagaggCCACAGCCCTGAGGGACCCACAGCCGGTGGCTACCAGAGCTGCCATGCTGCTCTACCTGTGCCCAGGCCTCGTTGCCTTTGAAGAGGTTCCCAAGTGGATCTAGAGCCCTTTGCCCACAACTGGAAGCCAAGCTTGTCTTCATCCAGCTAAGTTACCTGTTGCAAAGGCCTTTCCACAGCTGGGGAAGTCACACCTGTACGGGCGGTCACCTGTGTGAGCTCGTTCATGTACCTGTGAGGAAAAGCAAACCCATAACTCAGTGTGGGATGGGGCTGGGCTAAGTTCTTGGGTCCTCTTCCCTCCCACACTGTTGTCCCAGGTGACATgagggcagagccaggcagagaggaggacagGGCTAAAGGCCGCCTGCCAGCCCTTACCTTTAAGTGATGGGCAGTGGTGTAGAGGCGCCCACAACCCTTGTAGCCGCAGCGGAAAGCTCTGTCTCCAACTTGCTGCCCTTTGCCATTATGGGGAGCTTGGCTGTCATGCAGAACCTGAGGAAAAGATCCTGGTGTCCCTCTGTGCACTCCCTGAGGGGTGAGGGTGTCCCTCTGTGCACTCCCTGAGGGGTGAGAAGGGAGGAGACAAGCCCAGCTTGTAGCTTGAGACCCAGCGAACAGACTAAGACGGCATGGGCAGCAGCAGGGATGTGAAGAGCTCATGTGTCCCACACGAGCACAGGGCAGAGAATAACTTCAAGTGGTGTGAGGCTTTACATCTCAATGCCCGTGCTTAGAGGCACTCTTCCTGCTGCACATTCCAAATGTCCCCCAACAGCTTCACCAACTGAGGGCCAAGTGTTCAAGCATTCCTATCAGACCCCACAGCATGGCACGGCTCCCTGTGGCCAAAAATACACCAGTCCCTTGAGCAACGTGTTTAGAACTGGAACTTCtttgaaaacttatttttattaatatataatgtgtatcttgtctttgctactttgtgagttctCTTTCCCACTCTTTATCCCTACCCCTACACCCCGCCCATCTCACCCCTAtactcccccactccccatcaCCCCATATCACTACATATGAGAGAGAGGGAtagagcgggagagagagagattcttgaatctaatttctttcttgtttcttctttgagcatgaatacaaacaaaccatgatccccctcccccaatggcCAACCACCAACCCCACCTATGGGGTCCTAGCATTCATGTATCCTCTGAAACGTTCCCAGGactccaaatgtcacacaatcgcagaaaacgatctgcagctggcaaaatcacgcctctgctagagcacgaggcaaatcacaaTCTGCTACTGCAGACAGTCcgaagcagccccacatccccacacctgaCATTAAAGCGAAAACATGTTCTTATAATATCCCtgtgttgtttttggttggttagttttgtttttttcaagacagggtttctctgtgtaacagccctggctgccctggacttgctttctagaccaggctggcctccaactcacagagatccacctgcctctgcctcccaagtgctgggattacaggcatgcgccaccacacctggtttttttatttctctgtttttaaagaaaccaaaattccggAATTCTCACTACAATAAAGTGTGTGAGAAAGTACATTTGAGGCAAACAGAGACTGACACGCAAGCATGCTATATGAGAGTCGGGGCTGGCGTGCAGTCATGGTGCCGCCCTTACGGGTGAGGGAGGGTCCATGTTACAGGGCTCTAGCCGTATCCCCTGGATAGCAGGGTGTGCGGGTAGCAGGGCTGCGTGGAGCTAGGTTGAGTTAGAACCCCCACTAACCACACACACCTAGGAGGCTGGGCTGCAAAGCAAGTCTCCCAGTAGGAGATCCTGCTGAGGAGCAAGCACAGTGGTTGAGGGATTGGTGTCATCAGAGCTGAAGTGATTTCTGAAATCACCTGGTCCCATTCAACTTGGATCTGGGAGGCTTCACCCAAGGCTGGACCAGGTAGCGTCAGAGCCAGCATTGACCTCAAGGCTCTTGCTTTAACTAAAGCTTAGGTCTCTGGCTCACACTTGGGAGGTATGGGCCAAATGTGGTAAGGTCAGTGCTTCCGTTTAAAGAGATATGAAAATTTCCTCTGTTCTCCTACAGCTTAGAGCACTGACCCCTCCCAGCCTGCAGGTTTACCAGTATTTGGGCAACTCTGTCCCAGCCATCCAAGGCTGtggggtccagcccactgtgcagGCACACCCATGGCTCACAGGTTGCTGTCCTCAGCAGGCAGAACCACAGGTCCAGCAGAGACTGGGAGAACCAGGGCCCTTCTCACCAGGCCTCACGTCCCAAGGATCCCAACTGCTCTGGTGCACACGCCTGCTCCCTGCCTTCCAGGCTGATCTTCCCATGTGACTGAGTAAACCTCAGAGAAGCAACAGACACACAGCACCTTACTTCAGGAGAGGGGCAAATAATGAAAAGACACCGACAGAGCTTTCCCAAAGGCCAGAGGGTTGCCAGCAGCAGCCTACAAGGGGCTGGGCCTGAACTCCTGCCACAAAGAAGCACTGTTCCTTCCTTACAGCAGCCTTCCCTCCTCAGACAGCATAGACAAAGCTAAGTGCACAGCTATCTCTGAGGAGTAGTGGGAGGGAGCTGGGGTAGAGGGGCTGAGACGAGGGTAGCCCTGGTCCTGCCCAGGCATAGGCCTGTCCAGTGCTCTCTAGAGAGGTGGAGtcctgtgtttggttttggtttgagatGGGCTCTTGTGTGGTTCACGATGGCGTCAAGCTCCTGTCTCCACACGCCAACGGCTAGAATTCCAGGCCGGCCAGAGAAGTAGGGTTTGAGAGCGTCAGGAGGTGGTGCTCACCTTGCTTGCATGCTGCTCCAGGGCCACCACTGTGTCTGTGCGGAAGCCTTCTTCATCCTCTGCTGCCATGTCCTCCAAGCCCACCTCTGTCTGCACAGCCAGGATGGTGCTGTCCGATGGCACAGGCACGGGATGATGGATATAGGCAGTGGAGCCATCTTCCAGCTGGACAGCTTCCAGGGCGCTGGGGTCATAGCCCTCTACAGGGCACACGAGGTTAGTCCTGATGCCACACAGGGGAGACCCAGCTGAGACCCTGACTTTAGACCACTTGCGGTGAGCACACCAAAGGGCTTTCAGTGTGC
Protein-coding sequences here:
- the Znf76 gene encoding zinc finger protein 76 isoform X2 is translated as MESLGLQTVTLSDGTVAYVQQAVKGEKLLEGQVIQLEDGTTAYVHQVTIQKESFSFEDGQPVQLEDGSMAYIHHTPKEGYDPSALEAVQLEDGSTAYIHHPVPVPSDSTILAVQTEVGLEDMAAEDEEGFRTDTVVALEQHASKVLHDSQAPHNGKGQQVGDRAFRCGYKGCGRLYTTAHHLKVHERAHTGDRPYRCDFPSCGKAFATGYGLKSHVRTHTGEKPYKCPEELCSKAFKTSGDLQKHVRTHTGERPFRCPFEGCGRSFTTSNIRKVHVRTHTGERPYTCPEPHCGRGFTSATNYKNHVRIHTGEKPYVCTVPGCGKRFTEYSSLYKHHVVHTHCKPYTCSSCGKTYRQTSTLAMHKRSTHGELEATEESEQALYEQQQLEAASAAEESPPPKRAHIAYLSEVKEESNGIQTQVAMVTEEDGAPQVALITQDGTQQVSLSPEDLQALGNAISVVAQHGNTTLTIPSHQDELATSGTHTVTMVSADGTQTQPVTIITSGTLVTEESSVASLHHQQVALLATANGTHIAVQLEEQQTLEEAISVATAAMQQGAVTLETTGSGC
- the Znf76 gene encoding zinc finger protein 76 isoform X1 is translated as MESLGLQTVTLSDGTVAYVQQAVKGEKLLEGQVIQLEDGTTAYVHQVTIQKESFSFEDGQPVQLEDGSMAYIHHTPKEGYDPSALEAVQLEDGSTAYIHHPVPVPSDSTILAVQTEVGLEDMAAEDEEGFRTDTVVALEQHASKGVHRGTPGSFPQVLHDSQAPHNGKGQQVGDRAFRCGYKGCGRLYTTAHHLKVHERAHTGDRPYRCDFPSCGKAFATGYGLKSHVRTHTGEKPYKCPEELCSKAFKTSGDLQKHVRTHTGERPFRCPFEGCGRSFTTSNIRKVHVRTHTGERPYTCPEPHCGRGFTSATNYKNHVRIHTGEKPYVCTVPGCGKRFTEYSSLYKHHVVHTHCKPYTCSSCGKTYRQTSTLAMHKRSTHGELEATEESEQALYEQQQLEAASAAEESPPPKRAHIAYLSEVKEESNGIQTQVAMVTEEDGAPQVALITQDGTQQVSLSPEDLQALGNAISVVAQHGNTTLTIPSHQDELATSGTHTVTMVSADGTQTQPVTIITSGTLVTEESSVASLHHQQVALLATANGTHIAVQLEEQQTLEEAISVATAAMQQGAVTLETTGSGC
- the Znf76 gene encoding zinc finger protein 76 isoform X3 codes for the protein MAAEDEEGFRTDTVVALEQHASKGVHRGTPGSFPQVLHDSQAPHNGKGQQVGDRAFRCGYKGCGRLYTTAHHLKVHERAHTGDRPYRCDFPSCGKAFATGYGLKSHVRTHTGEKPYKCPEELCSKAFKTSGDLQKHVRTHTGERPFRCPFEGCGRSFTTSNIRKVHVRTHTGERPYTCPEPHCGRGFTSATNYKNHVRIHTGEKPYVCTVPGCGKRFTEYSSLYKHHVVHTHCKPYTCSSCGKTYRQTSTLAMHKRSTHGELEATEESEQALYEQQQLEAASAAEESPPPKRAHIAYLSEVKEESNGIQTQVAMVTEEDGAPQVALITQDGTQQVSLSPEDLQALGNAISVVAQHGNTTLTIPSHQDELATSGTHTVTMVSADGTQTQPVTIITSGTLVTEESSVASLHHQQVALLATANGTHIAVQLEEQQTLEEAISVATAAMQQGAVTLETTGSGC